In Meles meles chromosome 13, mMelMel3.1 paternal haplotype, whole genome shotgun sequence, the DNA window GGATGAGGGAAAACCAAGGTATGTGGTGATTTaataagtgttttgttttatttagttcttctcaCCACTGAATCCAATACGAGTGCATATTGATATTGGAGCTGATGGCAGAGCAACAGGAGAGGCAGATGTAGAATTTGTGACACATGAAGATGCTGTAGCTGCCATGTCTAAAGATAAGAATAACATGCGTAAGTATCCTTGGCTTGCCATCTAGTTTCTTAGGTGTGAACTTGTTTATAAAAGAACATTTGTAATTTCTCAAATGTAATATGCTTACAAGGTTTGTAGGTAAGTAACTCTCGGTAGTTATTGTGACCTGAAACCATATGGTCTCTAAGAAGTTAAGACTTCATTCGCTGGGGCGGGAGCGGGGTGTTGAAGAGTTAGTTCAGAGTCAGTACTTGACAGGTTATCTAAGCTTAAGttattaaaaagggaaaatagataTATTACTAGCATGTGCCATCAAACTGGTTTTAAACCATTAAATTTTACCTGGACCAGTGATTCGTAAATCTGGCTACACACAAATCACTTTGTAGTAATCTTTCATGGACATTATTTTCATGACATGATTCGAATCATTTCTTTGGACATGGAATGTATTTTAAGCAGCACAGTAACTGGTTCTGAAATAAGGAATCAGTcctttttacagataaggaaatggaggcccCAGCCACATTGTATGTTTTTAGCATTGTACAATTTGAACAAAACATGATAGGTTTTAGCCTCTGGCATTCATCTTATCACTGCACTAGGaagtatgtaaatatatttccAGGTTAATAGCTTAATTAATATTAGCTAATTATCATTTTGTTGATAAATTTTTATCATTCCTTTCTTGTTACTCTCTTTGTCTTAAAGAACATCGGTACATTGAACTCTTCTTGAATTCTACTCCTGGAGGCGGTTCTGGAATGGGAGGTTCTGGAATGGGAGGCTACGGCAGAGATGGAATGGGTAGgtaaagttttttaaatgagcaGAGTTACACATGTAGCAGtcaatctcacttttttttttcttttctttttaaagataatcaGGGAGGTTATGGATCTGTTGGAAGAATGGGAATGGGTAACAATTACAGTGGAGGATATGGTACTCCTGATGGCTTGGGTGGTTATGGTAAGTGTCATTGGTTACTGTGGTTTGATATGTTAGTCCCCATGTGTATAGACACTTTAAGTTCATGTATTATCATCAGTGAAGTATGTACTGATAGTTcctaacaagttttttttttgttctgttgtttttgttttttaaggccGTGGTGGTGGAGGCAGTGGCGGTTACTATGGGCAAGGGGGCATGAGTGGAGGTGGATGGCGTGGCATGTATTAAAGCATAACCACCAACATAAAAGTCCTGACAATAGCGTCTGGTCTACTAGACTTTCTtacagatttaatttcttttgtattttaagaaCTTTATAATGACTGAAGGaatgtgttttcaaaatattatttggtAAAGCAACAGATTGTGATggaaaaatctgttttctgtaGGTTTTATTTGTTGCATActttgacttaaaaataaatttttatattcaaacCACTGATGTTGATACTTTTTATATACTAGTTACTCTTAAGGATGTGCTGCTTTCCTAAGATTTGGGTTGATGTATTTTACTATTAGCTCTACAAGAAGTAGTATAGTGTAATTGTAGAGGACAATGGTTCACCTTTGCATAAACTACAAGTCTTATTAATAAGCAGACATCTGGAATAGAGCTTGGAAAAtagtgtaacttttttttctcctggacaATACTGTAAATATAAAAACCTAAAGATGAGTGTAGGTGGCTTCAGGAGTGTAAATTCAGCTAATTTctattttagtcattcttttcaaatgtcaTTTATCAGGCATAGCTCTGAAATGTTGAAGATCTTGAGGTATCGATTTCTGAATATTCATAATTGTGTTACCTGGGGATGAGAATGTTGGAAGTTTAAAATTCTAGCCCTAGATTTTAGAATAAATTCACTCAGCACTTGACGGAAGTAccaaaaaatgtttccaaaaaagTGATAGTTGTAAGTTATCTCAAAATGTCTTAGACTAGGTTAAGATTCTCAGTGACATGAGAGTTCAGTATAAGTACAAAAGTATTTACTGTGGAGTATAATTCTCACAgctgtattttcagtttttctgcccAGTATAGCATATGGTTTCTAATAACTGTATAAATGACTAAACAAATGTAAGAGACAAGTCCATGTGatagttttaattaaaatgagaGTCCTGGAAGTTGGATTTTGCATTTGATCTCTGGAGTTTTAGAGCCATTGTATTAAAAAATACTATGTGTAGCAAGGAAAAGgtgctttttacttttaattctttgatcaatatggcttttttccccccaaattggCTAATGGATCAAAATGAAACCTGTCAATGTGAATTCAGTTATTGACCTTGTTACTTGTTTTTGCtagaaatgttattaaaataataaataccaaCGTGGGAGATGATAGTGTGGCCTCTGTCCTAGAATGATTTGTGTCGGTTACCGATTGTAAATCAGATTGGCGGAAGATACTAAGGGAACATTAGACAAAGTGACACCTAAGGAGTGATTTCTACTGTTGCAGAAAGAAGAGGTTCCACTTAAGCTAACACAGGTATCTGCTAAAGCAGAGATCCATCTT includes these proteins:
- the HNRNPH3 gene encoding heterogeneous nuclear ribonucleoprotein H3 isoform X3 — its product is MYDRMRRGGDGYDGGYGGFDDYGGYNNYGYGNDGFDDRMRDGRGMGGHGYGGAGDASSGFHGGHFVHMRGLPFRATENDIANFFSPLNPIRVHIDIGADGRATGEADVEFVTHEDAVAAMSKDKNNMQHRYIELFLNSTPGGGSGMGGSGMGGYGRDGMDNQGGYGSVGRMGMGNNYSGGYGTPDGLGGYGRGGGGSGGYYGQGGMSGGGWRGMY